A genomic segment from Paenibacillus sp. FSL K6-1096 encodes:
- a CDS encoding ATPase, translating to MLRLGEKIVIVADAFEQSLPIGDYGYLIAYDRNPDNAFDYVIRVPEANRNFYVTAEDIEAEEQLLALEAERATHEALIDYALSTYNEKLFHQLMNGETAEAEEIETTSQESMSQADFIKQVNLRAWI from the coding sequence ATGCTGCGTTTAGGAGAGAAGATTGTCATTGTCGCGGACGCTTTCGAGCAGAGCCTTCCTATCGGAGACTATGGCTACCTGATTGCTTACGACCGCAATCCTGATAATGCGTTTGATTATGTCATTCGTGTTCCCGAAGCTAACAGGAATTTCTATGTTACAGCTGAGGACATTGAGGCCGAAGAGCAGCTGCTGGCACTGGAAGCCGAGAGAGCCACGCATGAGGCGCTGATAGATTATGCACTGTCAACGTATAATGAGAAGCTGTTCCATCAACTGATGAACGGCGAGACGGCTGAGGCGGAAGAGATAGAGACAACATCCCAAGAGAGTATGTCCCAGGCGGATTTCATCAAGCAGGTGAACCTTCGCGCCTGGATTTAA
- a CDS encoding glycosyl hydrolase family 18 protein — protein sequence MDRRQRRGRVKKRGSLGRRLLGLVIIAAAAFYVVYYVMPNRQHQDPDWKGLDKPIFVKGQLTDYSASGTGDSLLLPLPFLQEYVDSSIRYEDKTKSVILSTDSSLLYMQESSTAASLNNEPLQLRLAPEVKDKVTYLPVDTLENLYGFEIDEDTATGAVLLMTAGESVPLGKVKGKEGGRTKALRSEATVHAPILADMPPGTVVRIWNTETEDWMFVQMDNGYAGYVKASDITPDGTKAVEKQPVTPTRAERSWKGKPVNMFWEAVYERKPNPAKFAALPGVNVVSPTWFSIIDVNGNVRSQADRAYVDWAHNQGMEVWGLLSNSFEPDLTTEALSTYEKRMNTIVQMLKYADLYNLDGINIDFENVYTKDGPNVTQFMRELKPMAQSRNLVVSIDVTPKSNSEMWSLFLDRRALGAVSDFLIVMAYDEHWAASPVAGSVASLPWVKTSVNRILEEDEVPAEKLILGVPLYTRIWTEATEKGKTKVSSKAVSMNAVKEIIAEKKLTPVFDEKAGQNYVEYKEDKTLRKIWIEDKTSLTARVELARSLKLGGVAAWNRSFASPEAWEALKGIIE from the coding sequence TTGGACAGAAGACAGAGACGAGGACGCGTGAAGAAGCGCGGGAGTCTTGGACGCCGCTTATTGGGACTTGTCATTATAGCCGCAGCCGCCTTTTATGTTGTTTACTATGTAATGCCGAACCGCCAGCATCAGGACCCGGATTGGAAGGGGCTGGACAAGCCTATTTTCGTCAAAGGACAGCTTACGGACTATTCCGCCTCGGGAACGGGGGACAGCCTGCTTTTACCGCTGCCTTTCCTGCAGGAATATGTTGATTCATCCATCCGCTATGAGGACAAGACCAAATCCGTCATTCTCTCAACAGACAGCAGTCTATTATATATGCAGGAATCATCCACAGCAGCAAGCCTGAACAATGAACCTCTGCAGCTTCGTCTAGCTCCCGAGGTTAAGGATAAAGTCACCTACCTTCCGGTAGACACACTGGAGAACCTGTACGGATTCGAGATTGATGAGGACACAGCCACCGGTGCAGTTCTGCTGATGACGGCCGGGGAATCGGTGCCGCTCGGCAAGGTGAAGGGCAAGGAAGGCGGAAGGACCAAAGCGCTGCGGAGTGAAGCTACGGTTCACGCCCCGATTCTCGCGGATATGCCTCCCGGAACGGTGGTCAGAATCTGGAATACGGAGACCGAGGACTGGATGTTTGTTCAGATGGACAATGGCTATGCTGGCTACGTCAAAGCCAGTGACATTACCCCGGACGGCACCAAAGCGGTAGAGAAGCAGCCCGTCACCCCTACACGCGCCGAGCGGAGCTGGAAGGGCAAGCCGGTGAACATGTTCTGGGAAGCCGTGTACGAGCGCAAGCCGAATCCGGCCAAATTCGCGGCGCTGCCGGGAGTGAATGTGGTTAGCCCTACCTGGTTCAGCATTATTGATGTGAACGGCAATGTGCGCAGCCAGGCAGACCGTGCCTACGTGGATTGGGCGCATAACCAGGGGATGGAGGTATGGGGCCTGCTGAGCAACAGCTTCGAACCCGACCTCACTACGGAGGCTCTGTCCACTTATGAGAAGCGGATGAACACGATCGTGCAGATGCTGAAGTATGCGGACCTGTACAACCTGGACGGAATCAATATCGACTTCGAGAATGTGTATACGAAGGACGGGCCGAATGTTACCCAGTTCATGCGTGAGCTGAAGCCGATGGCCCAGAGCCGGAATCTGGTCGTCTCCATTGATGTCACCCCGAAATCCAACAGCGAAATGTGGTCCCTGTTCCTTGACCGCCGGGCGCTTGGCGCAGTGTCGGACTTCCTGATCGTAATGGCCTATGATGAACACTGGGCAGCCAGTCCGGTAGCGGGCTCGGTCGCCTCCCTGCCGTGGGTCAAGACTTCGGTTAACCGGATTCTGGAGGAGGATGAGGTGCCGGCGGAGAAGCTGATTCTTGGCGTACCGCTCTACACGCGGATCTGGACCGAAGCCACCGAGAAGGGTAAGACCAAGGTAAGCTCAAAGGCTGTCAGTATGAATGCGGTGAAGGAGATCATTGCCGAGAAGAAGCTGACGCCGGTATTCGATGAGAAGGCCGGTCAGAACTACGTGGAGTATAAGGAAGACAAGACTCTGCGCAAAATATGGATCGAGGACAAGACCTCACTCACCGCGAGAGTGGAGCTCGCCCGCTCCCTGAAGCTCGGCGGTGTGGCAGCGTGGAACCGGAGCTTCGCCAGCCCTGAGGCCTGGGAAGCGTTGAAGGGCATCATAGAATAA
- the gatC gene encoding Asp-tRNA(Asn)/Glu-tRNA(Gln) amidotransferase subunit GatC, with translation MSITVKDVQHVARLARLQLSPEEEATFTEQMNAILQYAEKLNELDTENVKPTTHVLQVSNVMREDVVKESLTQEEALLNAPDDEDGQFKVPAVLE, from the coding sequence ATGAGCATCACTGTCAAAGATGTGCAGCATGTGGCCAGGCTGGCCCGCCTGCAATTAAGCCCGGAAGAAGAGGCTACCTTTACCGAACAAATGAATGCTATTTTACAATATGCCGAGAAATTGAATGAGCTGGATACCGAGAATGTGAAGCCGACTACGCATGTGCTGCAGGTCAGCAATGTGATGCGTGAGGATGTGGTTAAGGAGAGCCTAACCCAAGAGGAAGCTTTGCTTAATGCACCTGATGATGAAGACGGACAGTTCAAGGTTCCCGCTGTTCTGGAATAA
- a CDS encoding nucleotidyltransferase-like protein codes for MELSNLTLLSGETFDENVLGAVAWRQRGEDTFQSALLHDYDMVVLMLHEEQETERIITHTIAGDKRTQSVHVGLSALERAVMAGDNNELLASLISGEVIWDPKGILEEMRKQLTRFDGPLKERVLFMEFARFLHMYIKSKRYIEAGCTMDAYNCVLIALYHWARIEVSEAGHFPEPAVWGQVKSMNSQVHKLYEELTISTETLDQRVELILLACEFALMSKMPDCCAMLIRILGSRKEAWSIKELLQHSGLSQLQAELPLVLRKLVSRSLIREISSWTVEAGDGHAIRYTL; via the coding sequence ATGGAACTGTCCAATTTGACCCTACTCAGTGGGGAGACATTCGATGAGAATGTTCTGGGAGCCGTGGCCTGGCGGCAAAGAGGGGAAGACACCTTTCAAAGTGCGCTGCTGCACGATTATGATATGGTCGTCCTCATGCTGCATGAGGAACAGGAAACCGAACGTATCATAACCCATACTATTGCCGGCGATAAGCGGACGCAATCGGTGCATGTGGGTCTGTCTGCTCTGGAACGTGCTGTGATGGCGGGAGATAATAATGAACTGCTGGCCAGCCTGATCTCCGGGGAGGTCATCTGGGACCCTAAGGGAATCCTGGAAGAGATGCGGAAGCAGCTTACCCGGTTCGACGGGCCGCTCAAGGAACGGGTGCTGTTTATGGAATTCGCCCGCTTTTTACATATGTATATTAAGTCCAAGCGTTACATTGAGGCTGGCTGCACCATGGATGCCTACAACTGCGTGCTGATTGCATTGTATCATTGGGCGCGGATTGAAGTGAGCGAAGCGGGACATTTCCCGGAGCCGGCAGTTTGGGGACAAGTCAAGAGCATGAATTCCCAGGTGCATAAGCTGTATGAGGAACTGACGATCAGCACGGAGACGCTTGACCAAAGGGTTGAACTGATTCTGCTGGCCTGTGAATTTGCCCTGATGTCCAAGATGCCTGACTGCTGTGCCATGCTGATTCGTATTCTGGGCAGCCGCAAGGAGGCGTGGAGCATCAAGGAGCTTCTACAGCATTCCGGGTTAAGCCAGCTACAGGCAGAACTGCCGCTGGTGTTGCGCAAGCTGGTGTCGCGTTCTTTAATCCGGGAGATCAGCTCCTGGACTGTAGAAGCCGGAGATGGACATGCAATCCGGTATACCCTTTAA
- a CDS encoding ABC transporter permease, with protein MRIVTQKMTWLGLVLVLIVLTVFGGAIMGSVLGSKPKELPVALVILDRPAELAAGGTFAVGEMIRKKLVSDPAMPFVWHVVNSEEKAREGLDKREYYGAMVIPADLSSSLLSLATHSPVPANVKIIFNEGMNTQATMVIRQAMGQAMKMISGELLQQLLEQIGQQTEQIPVETAKALMTPVNIQEEVVHPPGVNSASGNAPGLLTQTIWIGSMVTGIILFLAGQKAVAAGSRRWTVSALQAIGGLVIVGLASCFTVWMAASWYGMELVNAKETWLFLWLAGSAFFLLQSSLLNWIGIRGIPLLVLLMFFSMPLLNMAPEFLSETTRDWIYSWTPLRFAAGGLREVMYFGGLDAVGSNAFVLWGVAVGFLALLLASGFKAGRAA; from the coding sequence ATGAGAATAGTAACACAAAAAATGACGTGGCTTGGATTAGTGCTTGTTCTGATCGTGTTGACTGTATTCGGGGGAGCGATAATGGGATCAGTGCTAGGATCGAAGCCAAAAGAGCTCCCGGTGGCCCTCGTTATCCTTGACCGGCCGGCAGAGCTGGCGGCTGGAGGAACGTTTGCGGTAGGGGAAATGATCCGGAAAAAGCTGGTCTCAGACCCGGCAATGCCATTCGTCTGGCATGTCGTAAATTCCGAGGAAAAGGCCAGGGAAGGATTGGATAAACGCGAATATTACGGAGCGATGGTCATTCCGGCGGATCTGAGCAGCAGCTTACTCTCATTAGCAACTCACTCGCCGGTTCCCGCTAATGTAAAAATCATCTTTAACGAGGGTATGAACACCCAAGCCACGATGGTCATAAGACAAGCAATGGGGCAAGCGATGAAAATGATCAGCGGGGAACTGTTACAACAGCTCCTTGAGCAGATCGGACAGCAAACAGAGCAGATTCCGGTTGAAACAGCTAAAGCTTTAATGACACCGGTGAACATTCAGGAAGAAGTCGTGCATCCTCCCGGGGTGAATAGTGCGTCAGGGAATGCGCCAGGTTTGTTGACCCAGACCATATGGATCGGCAGCATGGTGACCGGTATAATCTTGTTTCTGGCTGGCCAGAAGGCGGTTGCTGCGGGTTCAAGGAGATGGACAGTCAGCGCGCTGCAGGCTATCGGGGGACTTGTGATCGTCGGCCTAGCCTCTTGCTTTACCGTATGGATGGCTGCATCTTGGTACGGCATGGAACTGGTGAACGCGAAGGAGACGTGGTTATTCCTTTGGTTGGCCGGATCGGCCTTCTTCTTGTTACAATCTTCCTTGCTGAATTGGATCGGAATCCGTGGAATACCGCTGCTCGTACTGCTGATGTTCTTCTCTATGCCGCTGCTGAACATGGCTCCAGAGTTCTTGTCAGAGACGACCCGTGATTGGATCTATTCGTGGACGCCACTGCGGTTCGCGGCAGGAGGACTTCGGGAAGTGATGTATTTCGGAGGGCTGGATGCGGTCGGCTCAAACGCCTTCGTTTTGTGGGGCGTCGCCGTGGGATTTTTGGCCCTGCTGCTCGCTTCCGGATTTAAGGCCGGTCGAGCGGCATAG
- the gatB gene encoding Asp-tRNA(Asn)/Glu-tRNA(Gln) amidotransferase subunit GatB translates to MRLSMSKYETVIGLEVHVELHTKSKIFCGCSTEFGAPPNTHTCPVCLGHPGVLPVLNRQAVEYAMKAAMALNCTIGDVSKFDRKNYFYPDSPKAYQISQYDQPIGLNGWIDIEVNGETKRIGITRLHLEEDAGKLTHVDGGFASLVDFNRVGTPLIEIVSEPDLRSPEEARAYLEKIRAIMQYCDVSDVKMEEGSMRCDANISLRPVGQEEFGIRAELKNMNSFRGVLRGLEYEQFRQAEILDEGGTVVQETRRWDEAGGKTLSMRGKEEAHDYRYFPDPDLIVLHIDDAWREAIRSTIPELPDARQARYSEEFGLTAYDAGVLTSSKPLADFFEGSLAYTQDAKAVANWMMGDLLGYLNSNGLELSQVKITPQGLGEMIGLIAAGTISSKIAKTVFKEMLESGKLPGVIVEEQGLVQISDEGAIKQIVQDVVAANPQSVEDYKAGKQKAIGFLVGQVMKASKGKANPGLVNTLLAEVLNS, encoded by the coding sequence ATGAGATTATCTATGTCTAAATATGAAACGGTCATCGGGCTGGAAGTTCATGTGGAGCTTCATACCAAGTCCAAAATCTTCTGCGGCTGCTCTACCGAATTCGGTGCTCCGCCCAATACGCACACCTGTCCGGTCTGCCTCGGCCATCCCGGCGTGCTGCCGGTGCTGAACCGCCAGGCGGTAGAGTATGCCATGAAAGCGGCGATGGCTCTGAACTGCACAATCGGCGATGTCAGCAAATTCGACCGCAAGAATTATTTTTACCCCGATTCGCCCAAAGCCTACCAGATCTCGCAATATGATCAGCCTATCGGACTGAACGGCTGGATCGATATTGAAGTGAACGGCGAGACCAAGCGGATCGGCATCACCCGTCTGCATCTGGAGGAGGATGCCGGGAAGCTGACCCATGTCGACGGCGGATTCGCCTCGCTGGTGGACTTCAACCGTGTCGGCACCCCGCTGATCGAGATCGTCTCCGAGCCGGATCTGCGTTCGCCTGAGGAAGCGCGCGCCTATCTGGAGAAGATCCGCGCCATTATGCAGTATTGCGATGTGTCGGATGTGAAGATGGAAGAAGGCTCGATGCGCTGTGATGCCAACATCAGCCTGCGTCCTGTAGGGCAGGAGGAATTCGGCATCCGGGCCGAGCTGAAGAACATGAACTCCTTCCGCGGCGTGCTCCGCGGGCTGGAATATGAACAGTTCCGCCAAGCGGAGATTCTGGATGAGGGCGGTACCGTGGTGCAGGAGACCCGCCGCTGGGATGAAGCAGGGGGCAAGACCCTGTCCATGCGCGGTAAGGAAGAAGCCCATGATTACCGGTATTTCCCGGACCCGGATCTGATTGTGCTGCATATTGATGATGCATGGAGGGAAGCGATCCGCTCCACCATTCCGGAGCTTCCGGATGCCCGTCAGGCCCGATACAGTGAAGAATTCGGCCTGACTGCATACGATGCCGGAGTGCTTACCTCCTCCAAGCCGCTTGCTGATTTCTTCGAGGGCAGCCTTGCGTATACACAGGATGCCAAGGCTGTGGCCAACTGGATGATGGGTGACCTCTTGGGATATCTGAACAGCAACGGTCTGGAATTATCCCAGGTGAAGATTACGCCTCAGGGGCTGGGAGAGATGATCGGGCTGATCGCTGCCGGAACCATCAGCAGCAAGATCGCCAAGACCGTATTCAAGGAGATGCTGGAGAGCGGCAAGCTCCCGGGAGTCATTGTTGAAGAGCAGGGCCTGGTCCAGATCAGCGATGAAGGAGCCATCAAGCAGATTGTTCAGGATGTAGTGGCGGCGAATCCGCAGTCTGTAGAAGACTATAAGGCCGGCAAGCAGAAAGCCATCGGCTTCCTGGTCGGGCAGGTCATGAAAGCGAGTAAGGGTAAGGCCAACCCGGGTCTGGTGAACACCTTGCTTGCTGAAGTGCTGAACAGCTAG
- the perR gene encoding peroxide-responsive transcriptional repressor PerR has protein sequence MGSGVQHALEQLKTTGVRITPQRHAILTYLMEAMNHPTADDIYRALEPQFPSMSVATVYNNLKMFMEAGMVRELTYGDNSSRFDANVSDHYHVICQECGKIEDFSYPALHEVEQHAEAATGFKIHGLRMELYGVCKCCSEKQH, from the coding sequence ATGGGTAGTGGAGTACAACATGCATTGGAGCAGCTCAAGACAACCGGTGTCCGTATTACGCCCCAGCGTCATGCGATTCTAACGTATCTGATGGAAGCGATGAATCATCCTACGGCTGACGATATTTACCGGGCGCTTGAGCCTCAGTTTCCCAGTATGAGTGTGGCAACGGTGTATAACAATCTGAAGATGTTCATGGAAGCAGGGATGGTCCGTGAGCTGACCTACGGTGACAATTCCAGCCGTTTTGATGCCAATGTGTCTGATCACTATCATGTCATCTGCCAGGAATGCGGCAAGATTGAGGATTTCAGCTATCCTGCCCTGCATGAAGTGGAGCAGCATGCTGAAGCAGCTACAGGCTTTAAGATTCACGGCTTGCGGATGGAACTGTACGGAGTCTGCAAATGCTGCAGCGAGAAGCAGCACTGA
- a CDS encoding GNAT family N-acetyltransferase: MDTIVKLNLQDEFTLDDLWSLQHKAYRLEAEMIGFHDIPPLQETREMLSRVKEEFYGCVDDAEELLGAVAVMEESPGKLTVTRMMVSPDHFRQGVAGRLLEYIFDRYAQMEQFIVSTGKLNLPAVKLYNKHGFIPVQSEEVAPGVELLEFHRAGRRK; this comes from the coding sequence ATGGATACAATAGTGAAGCTGAATCTGCAGGATGAATTCACGCTGGATGACCTGTGGAGCCTTCAGCATAAGGCCTACCGCCTGGAGGCGGAGATGATCGGATTCCATGACATTCCGCCGCTGCAGGAGACCCGTGAGATGCTCAGCCGGGTGAAGGAAGAGTTCTATGGGTGTGTGGATGATGCGGAGGAGCTTCTGGGCGCCGTAGCGGTGATGGAGGAATCCCCCGGCAAGCTTACGGTGACCCGGATGATGGTGAGTCCTGATCATTTCCGGCAGGGCGTAGCGGGCAGGCTGCTGGAATATATCTTTGACCGTTATGCACAGATGGAGCAGTTCATCGTCTCCACAGGGAAGCTGAATCTGCCGGCGGTGAAGCTGTACAACAAGCACGGGTTCATTCCTGTTCAATCGGAGGAAGTCGCTCCGGGAGTAGAGCTGCTGGAATTCCACCGGGCAGGCAGACGGAAATGA
- a CDS encoding DUF4097 family beta strand repeat-containing protein: MSSGQQEHEDYPVRDEQNEAELQESEAGDEMKPVKIPPRPKRRPRKRKFVAGLLAAVLPGAGHLYLGLLRKGITFIFLLLLDIMALLYFSSIGMQINVPLLILLALLIPVMYFYNVFDALQAADRILRFPEEHDPEDGEDIKSAASARRRVRITEPGISFGVMLLAGGVLLFLFRQKPPWLQAFIENSAGAAAAVLLIGLGVLMGIREVAKNMMARAGKERRSRRIGRYTASATLAAVGTLLFLDWSYGTDDMMLLLKWWPVIPVLWGIEYLLIYLFSRRSKPGGTVRRARMDLRGLISAIVLAACVFIVTEQEHYLHLWNRVSLNLTAAAVDYGEAEGHQFEKPPLVVPVELNTSKVSIDAINGDILIHRAAVEDIEIKATVWVDQLDGVLAEAIADQSFVEVSEGTTIKITPQSKAYGESGKRQPRINLDISLPEDRRFDLNVRTMNGGITLQNVEAIADISLETGNGELILHRIFGNVKGKTLNGAVRARNVLGDVELGTSGGDMSAWEVSGAMKLSTAVGNIKAYDSGDAVDVSTKNGNVEVAGARAKLHAESLNGRIHVRSADFGGDWEVYSAVGDIELFLPLTGNYTVEGSSGYGDITTDLPGLVIDKKLISGQIGTGEFKLRVDGNSNLNVSKY; this comes from the coding sequence ATGAGTTCCGGTCAACAGGAACATGAGGATTATCCCGTCAGGGATGAACAGAACGAGGCAGAATTACAGGAGTCTGAAGCTGGGGATGAAATGAAGCCGGTCAAAATTCCGCCCCGGCCCAAGCGGCGTCCCCGCAAACGGAAATTTGTAGCCGGACTGCTTGCAGCAGTTCTGCCCGGCGCGGGCCATTTGTATCTTGGACTGCTCCGCAAGGGCATCACCTTTATTTTTCTGCTGCTGCTCGATATTATGGCGCTGCTGTACTTCTCTTCTATTGGAATGCAGATTAATGTACCGCTGCTGATTCTTCTGGCGCTGCTGATCCCGGTAATGTATTTCTACAACGTGTTTGATGCGCTTCAGGCAGCCGACCGGATTCTGCGCTTTCCTGAAGAGCATGACCCTGAAGACGGGGAGGACATTAAGTCCGCAGCATCAGCAAGACGGCGGGTAAGGATCACCGAGCCGGGGATTTCCTTCGGCGTCATGCTGCTGGCCGGGGGGGTGCTGCTCTTTCTCTTCCGGCAGAAGCCGCCATGGCTGCAAGCCTTCATTGAGAACTCCGCCGGCGCTGCGGCAGCAGTGCTGTTAATCGGCCTGGGCGTGCTCATGGGGATTCGTGAAGTAGCCAAGAATATGATGGCGCGCGCGGGCAAGGAGCGGAGAAGCCGGCGCATCGGCAGATATACGGCATCGGCCACGCTGGCCGCTGTGGGAACGCTGCTCTTCCTGGACTGGAGCTATGGCACGGATGATATGATGCTGCTGCTGAAATGGTGGCCCGTTATCCCTGTGCTCTGGGGAATTGAATATCTGCTGATCTATTTATTCTCCCGCCGCAGCAAGCCGGGTGGTACTGTCCGCAGAGCGCGGATGGACCTGCGGGGCCTGATCTCGGCCATAGTTCTGGCCGCCTGTGTGTTCATCGTGACCGAGCAGGAGCATTATCTGCATCTGTGGAACCGGGTCAGTCTAAATCTGACGGCGGCGGCGGTGGATTACGGGGAAGCGGAGGGACATCAATTTGAGAAGCCTCCGCTGGTCGTTCCGGTCGAGCTGAATACCTCCAAAGTCAGCATTGACGCGATTAACGGAGATATTCTCATCCACCGGGCTGCTGTCGAGGATATCGAGATTAAGGCAACGGTGTGGGTGGATCAGCTGGATGGTGTGCTGGCTGAGGCGATAGCGGACCAGTCTTTTGTCGAGGTGAGCGAAGGGACAACCATCAAGATTACCCCTCAGAGCAAGGCATACGGTGAATCCGGCAAACGCCAGCCGCGGATCAACCTGGATATCTCCCTGCCGGAGGACCGGCGGTTTGACCTGAATGTCCGCACGATGAATGGCGGAATTACGCTGCAGAATGTGGAGGCCATTGCCGACATCTCGCTGGAGACCGGGAACGGAGAGCTGATCCTGCACCGCATTTTCGGGAATGTCAAAGGCAAAACGCTCAACGGCGCAGTGCGCGCCAGAAATGTCCTGGGTGATGTGGAGCTGGGGACAAGCGGCGGTGATATGTCAGCCTGGGAGGTTAGCGGGGCGATGAAGCTGTCGACGGCTGTCGGCAATATCAAGGCCTATGACAGCGGCGATGCAGTGGACGTATCTACCAAGAACGGCAATGTGGAGGTAGCTGGAGCGAGAGCGAAGCTGCACGCCGAATCGCTCAACGGCAGAATCCATGTCCGGTCCGCAGATTTCGGCGGCGATTGGGAAGTTTACAGTGCAGTGGGCGATATCGAGCTGTTCCTGCCGCTCACAGGCAATTATACGGTAGAGGGCTCCAGCGGCTACGGGGATATTACAACAGATCTGCCTGGACTTGTGATCGATAAGAAGCTGATTTCCGGCCAGATCGGCACCGGTGAATTCAAGCTCCGTGTAGATGGCAACAGCAATTTAAATGTGAGCAAATATTGA
- a CDS encoding YgzB family protein — translation MKFKSAKINAFRTWGLLLTMVGMGLMIMGTAGIVFWGSAGKVFAGIGLVIGLIALMASMAIYFWAGMLSTSAVQVECPECHKLTKMLGKTDRCMFCHTILTTDPAEATITAEQLEAQQLKQ, via the coding sequence ATGAAATTTAAATCCGCCAAAATCAATGCCTTCCGCACCTGGGGGCTGCTGCTTACCATGGTGGGCATGGGGCTTATGATCATGGGCACCGCAGGCATTGTATTCTGGGGATCAGCAGGCAAGGTATTCGCCGGAATCGGACTGGTGATCGGCCTGATCGCTTTGATGGCCAGCATGGCCATCTATTTCTGGGCCGGAATGCTCTCAACCAGCGCCGTTCAGGTGGAATGCCCGGAATGCCATAAGCTGACCAAAATGCTGGGCAAAACCGACCGCTGCATGTTCTGTCATACGATCCTTACGACAGACCCGGCTGAGGCCACGATTACTGCCGAGCAGCTCGAAGCCCAGCAGCTTAAGCAATAA
- the gatA gene encoding Asp-tRNA(Asn)/Glu-tRNA(Gln) amidotransferase subunit GatA, which produces MSLFQYRLPEVHNMLHTKAVSVSELTEEALSIIAERDSKIHAFLTLNEEGARQQARVLDDKLASGASRGLLFGLPAGIKDNIVTKNLRTTCASQFLANFQPLYDATVVSKLRQADAVTIGKLNMDEFAMGGSNENSSFSAVSNPWDLERVPGGSSGGSAAAVAAGEVYFTLGSDTGGSIRQPASYCGVVGLKPTYGLVSRYGLVAFASSLDQIGPITRTVEDSAYVLQAIAGYDAQDSTSAKVDIPDYLGSLTGDIAGLRIAVPKEYIGEGVDAAVRESVLSALKVLEGLGAVWEEVSLPHTEYAVAAYYLLSSSEASSNLARFDGVRYGQRVDDGGGLLELYHNSRSQGFGPEVKRRIMLGTYALSSGYYDAYYLKAQKVRTLIKQDFDEVFTKYDVVLGPTAPTTAFKLGSQTEDPLTMYLNDILTIPVSLAGIPAISIPCGFAEGLPVGLQIIGKEFDESTVLRVAHAFEQHTEYHKARPQL; this is translated from the coding sequence TTGAGCCTGTTTCAATACCGGTTACCTGAAGTACATAACATGCTGCACACCAAGGCAGTCTCGGTCAGTGAGCTGACAGAGGAAGCGTTATCGATCATTGCTGAGCGTGACAGTAAGATTCATGCCTTTTTGACTTTGAATGAGGAGGGGGCCCGGCAGCAAGCGCGCGTGCTTGATGACAAGCTGGCGTCCGGGGCTTCCCGCGGCCTGCTCTTCGGACTCCCTGCCGGCATCAAGGATAATATTGTGACCAAGAATCTGCGCACCACCTGTGCCAGCCAGTTCCTGGCCAATTTCCAGCCGCTGTATGATGCAACCGTAGTGTCCAAGCTGCGCCAGGCGGATGCCGTAACCATCGGCAAGCTGAATATGGACGAGTTCGCCATGGGCGGCTCCAATGAGAATTCCAGCTTCAGCGCGGTATCCAATCCGTGGGATCTGGAGCGGGTGCCCGGCGGATCAAGCGGCGGTTCGGCAGCAGCGGTTGCAGCCGGTGAGGTGTACTTCACGCTGGGCTCGGACACCGGAGGATCGATCCGCCAGCCGGCATCCTATTGCGGGGTAGTAGGCCTTAAGCCAACCTATGGTCTGGTCTCGCGTTACGGCCTGGTCGCTTTTGCCTCCTCGCTGGACCAGATTGGCCCGATTACCCGTACTGTTGAAGATTCCGCGTATGTGCTGCAGGCCATTGCCGGTTATGATGCCCAAGATTCGACCTCAGCCAAGGTGGACATCCCTGACTACCTCGGCTCGTTGACCGGAGATATTGCCGGACTGCGGATTGCCGTGCCGAAGGAATATATCGGCGAAGGTGTAGATGCGGCGGTCCGTGAATCCGTGCTGTCAGCGCTTAAGGTGCTGGAAGGGCTCGGCGCCGTATGGGAGGAAGTGTCTCTTCCGCATACCGAATATGCCGTTGCCGCGTATTATCTGCTCTCCTCCTCGGAGGCTTCGTCCAACCTGGCCCGCTTTGACGGGGTCCGTTACGGCCAGCGAGTGGATGACGGGGGCGGATTGCTGGAGCTGTACCACAATTCCCGCAGCCAGGGCTTCGGCCCTGAGGTCAAACGCCGGATTATGCTCGGAACTTACGCGTTGAGCTCGGGGTACTATGATGCTTATTATCTGAAAGCCCAGAAGGTCCGCACCCTGATCAAGCAGGATTTTGATGAAGTATTCACCAAATATGATGTCGTGCTCGGGCCGACTGCGCCAACCACCGCCTTCAAGCTGGGCTCGCAGACCGAAGATCCGCTGACGATGTATCTGAACGATATCCTTACCATCCCTGTCAGCCTGGCCGGTATCCCTGCCATCAGCATTCCTTGCGGCTTCGCCGAAGGCCTGCCTGTTGGCCTGCAGATTATCGGCAAGGAATTTGACGAGAGCACGGTACTGCGCGTCGCCCATGCCTTTGAACAGCATACAGAGTATCACAAGGCCCGCCCGCAATTGTAG